The Mercenaria mercenaria strain notata chromosome 10, MADL_Memer_1, whole genome shotgun sequence genome contains a region encoding:
- the LOC123561191 gene encoding neuronal acetylcholine receptor subunit alpha-10-like: MENMYWKGSFTFTVILILQSVSAQYRDINRVITRLQNGYRKEVLPTRTSGSYVAVKVYPAIVRIEDLDPYKEELSSTISLSLHWTDERLAWDPRDYGGVTEIHVPASTIWLPDISVYNTISPPETFQDQMVEVSSLGQILYVRNVHARSFCHMDLTWFPRDQHTCEIIFSSWIYPSQKVMMEFMHVNTSRTDVPVLADTDPNIINLDGNKWQLRGRKASAEINLFTYSCCLEESYVQLNIALTVKRNVSFLTDMFIFPMLVISVLVPFQFLLPSKTSQRPAFGLLLVFGEILPLIALCLYVPAYSNFPFIGIINLFCIISATCALVISTVTTSIGSIDNRPVPACLKKFLRKVAPARCPASRSEKKYTINNLSEIEHDNLLHENHYIEMDAMGSSNEPNGSINGPNGLSNQPNGITNEVNNPEMTQITQSADRENIKSTLSNILNEFKHIHSLSNHILAGKEKQDWLTFSTFLDKVSFLVFLVLFVVQILVLCLSL; this comes from the exons ATGGAAAACATGTATTGGAAAGGAAGTTTTACATTTACTGTGATTTTAATTCTTCAATCGG TGAGCGCCCAGTACAGAGATATAAACCGGGTGATTACCAGATTACAGAATGGATACAGGAAAGAGGTATTGCCGACGAGAACGTCGGGATCGTATGTAGCAGTCAAAGTCTACCCGGCGATAGTACGGATAGAAGATCTT GATCCGTACAAAGAGGAGTTGTCTTCTACTATCAGTCTATCTTTG cACTGGACTGATGAGAGACTGGCATGGGATCCAAGAGATTACGGCGGTGTCACAGAGATACATGTTCCAGCGTCTACAATTTGGCTTCCGGATATTTCCGTATATAACAC CATATCACCACCAGAAACATTTCAGGACCAGATGGTTGAGGTATCAAGTTTAGGACAAATATTGTACGTGAGAAACGTGCATGCGCGATCCTTCTGTCACATGGATTTAACGTGGTTTCCACGTGACCAACACACGTGTGAGATAATCTTCAGTTCTTGGATTTATCCTAGCCag AAAGTGATGATGGAGTTTATGCACGTGAACACGAGCAGGACAGATGTTCCTGTCCTTGCTGACACAGACCCCAACATAATTAACCTAGACGGGAACAAATGGCAGCTGAGAGGACGGAAGGCGAGCGCAGAAATAAACCTGTTTACTTATTCTTGTTGTTTAG AAGAATCATATGTCCAGCTAAATATTGCACTGACAGTGAAGAGAAACGTCTCATTTCTAACAGATATGTTTATATTTCCGATGCTCGTGATTTCCGTGCTGGTGCCGTTTCAGTTTTTGCTGCCAAGTAAAACTTCACAAAGACCTGCGTTTG GTCTACTGTTGGTGTTTGGAGAAATCCTGCCACTCATTGCACTGTGCCTTTATGTTCCAGCATATTCTAACTTTCCTTTTATTG gaaTTATAAACCTTTTCTGCATTATTTCTGCCACATGTGCTCTGGTAATTTCTACAGTCACAACAAGCATTGGTAGTATAGACAATAGGCCAGTACCTGCCTGTCTAAAGAAG TTTCTCAGAAAAGTTGCACCAGCAAGGTGCCCGGCTAGCAGAAGTGAGAAAAAATATACCATCAACAATTTAAGCGAAATAGAACATGACAATCTTCTACATGAAAATCATTACATTGAAATGGACGCCATGGGCTCCTCTAATGAACCTAACGGATCGATAAATGGACCCAACGGATTATCAAATCAACCAAACGGTATAACAAATGAAGTGAACAACCCTGAAATGACACAAATTACCCAAAGTGCTGACAGGGAAAATATAAAATCAACTTTATCAAATATCTTAAATGAGTTCAAACATATTCATTCTTTGAGTAATCATATTTTAGCAGGAAAGGAAAAACAGGACTGGCTTACTTTTTCAACTTTCCTGGATAAAGTGTCCTTCCTGGTGTTTTTGGTGCTCTTTGTTGTACAAATACTTGTTTTGTGCCTAAGTCTGTGA
- the LOC128546466 gene encoding histone-lysine N-methyltransferase, H3 lysine-79 specific-like — protein sequence MTERKQKGKESRIKETSEGRQLQPDAETFIKENTIRKLEQKEYELARLLKEQEIVHQKKSTEQRDQENDIRLERQMLKAEVEYYRNQLLEEKRRSEKEMHHNQELLENRLRREIETQVRREIEQTIATQMEEKIRKEIEERKRVEMTEQRKRMEREEKEKLAKLKREKQKGEELKLLERIESLKSIEKDMDLKKEEVLSESEVSEDEEDIIIQERLANLKIEMECLQERIQRKSKDDSKKKNTKRSKT from the coding sequence ATgactgaaagaaaacaaaaaggaaaGGAAAGTAGGATAAAAGAGACATCTGAAGGTAGACAGCTGCAACCAGATGCAGAAACATTTATAAAAGAGAATACAATAaggaaattagaacagaaagaaTATGAATTAGCAAGATTGCTAAAAGAGCAGGAAATTGTGCATCAAAAGAAAAGTACGGAACAGAGAGATCAAGAAAACGATATCAGATTAGAAAGACAAATGTTAAAGGCAGAAGTAGAGTACTACAGAAATCAGTTATTGGAAGAGAAAAGAAGAAGTGAAAAGGAAATGCATCACAATCAAGAACTCCTGGAGAACAGATTGAGGAGAGAAATAGAAACCCAAGTTCGCAGAGAAATTGAACAAACAATAGCAACACAAATGGAAGAGAAAATCCGAAAAGAGATAGAGGAGAGAAAGCGTGTAGAAATGACAGAGCAAAGAAAAAGGATGGAAAGAGAAGAAAAGGAAAAGTTAGCAAAATTAAAGAGAGAAAAACAGAAGGGAGAAGAATTGAAATTGCTTGAAAGGATAGAAAGTCTTAAGAGCATAGAAAAAGACATGGATCTAAAGAAAGAAGAAGTATTGTCAGAATCTGAGGTATCAGAAGATGAAGAAGATATTATCATACAAGAGAGACTGGccaatctaaaaatagaaatggaatgTCTACAGGAACGAATACAGAGGAAGAGCAAAGATGATAGCAAAAAGAAGAATACAAAGAGAAGCAAGACTTGA